In a single window of the Agromyces sp. H17E-10 genome:
- a CDS encoding DUF7882 family protein, with protein MGKLIYNSSNRELDIDDRTLAHLRIAIINKLRRGESFALTWEHGVANGSGRTTLWLNESIPLQFVFSGNRQPKLNRLWVEQLLMSANSTAGLHYVPEPDETEEFEGD; from the coding sequence ATGGGCAAGCTCATCTACAACTCGTCGAACCGCGAGCTCGACATCGACGACCGCACGCTCGCCCACCTGCGCATCGCGATCATCAACAAGCTGCGCCGCGGCGAGAGCTTCGCACTGACCTGGGAGCACGGCGTCGCCAACGGCAGCGGTCGCACGACCCTCTGGCTCAACGAGTCGATCCCCCTGCAGTTCGTGTTCAGCGGCAACCGCCAGCCGAAGCTCAACCGGCTCTGGGTCGAGCAGTTGCTGATGTCGGCAAACAGCACCGCGGGCCTCCACTACGTGCCCGAGCCCGACGAGACCGAGGAGTTCGAGGGCGACTGA
- a CDS encoding DNA topoisomerase IB produces the protein MPRLKRVVPYVSPGYARVRRGRGFSYVHSDGGAAGRAERDRIADLAVPPAWNEVWIADRANAHILAVGVDAAGRRQYLYHPAWRERQDAEKFQRMAELALALPAARRSARGDLAVDGMPRARVLAAAFTTLDLGAIRIGSEESLAGFRNRGLTTLLVRNAAVETADTVRFRFRAKGGIAQELRVADERLAVFVGEAGERSAAARLYAWREGPAMRAASPADVNDDIRARTGGEFTAKDFRTLRGTLVAAERLAELGPESTARARAAAVREAIGAAATALGNTPAIARASYVDPRVVDAYERGAVVASGRDRERRLLELLGGDGDGDGA, from the coding sequence ATGCCGCGCCTGAAGCGGGTCGTGCCCTACGTCTCGCCCGGCTACGCCCGGGTGCGGCGAGGGCGCGGCTTCAGCTACGTGCACTCCGACGGGGGTGCGGCGGGACGCGCCGAGCGTGACCGCATCGCCGACCTCGCCGTGCCGCCGGCGTGGAACGAGGTGTGGATCGCCGACCGTGCGAACGCGCACATCCTCGCGGTCGGCGTCGATGCAGCAGGCCGCCGGCAGTACCTCTACCACCCGGCCTGGCGCGAGCGGCAGGACGCCGAGAAGTTCCAGCGCATGGCCGAGCTCGCCCTCGCCCTGCCGGCGGCGCGCCGCAGCGCGCGCGGCGACCTCGCCGTCGACGGGATGCCACGGGCCCGCGTGCTCGCGGCCGCGTTCACGACCCTCGACCTCGGTGCGATCCGAATCGGCTCGGAGGAGTCGCTCGCCGGGTTCCGCAACCGCGGCCTGACGACGCTGCTCGTGCGCAACGCCGCCGTCGAGACCGCCGACACGGTGCGCTTCCGGTTCCGCGCGAAGGGGGGCATCGCCCAGGAACTGCGGGTCGCCGACGAGCGGCTCGCGGTCTTCGTCGGCGAGGCCGGCGAGCGGTCGGCGGCGGCGCGGCTGTACGCCTGGCGCGAGGGGCCCGCGATGCGCGCGGCGTCGCCCGCCGACGTGAACGACGACATCCGTGCCCGCACGGGCGGCGAGTTCACGGCCAAGGACTTCCGCACGCTGCGCGGCACGCTCGTCGCCGCCGAGCGGCTCGCCGAACTGGGCCCCGAGTCGACGGCACGGGCCCGCGCCGCGGCGGTGCGCGAGGCGATCGGCGCCGCCGCGACCGCGCTCGGCAACACCCCGGCCATCGCCCGCGCCAGCTACGTCGACCCGCGCGTCGTCGACGCGTACGAGCGGGGTGCGGTCGTGGCATCCGGGCGTGATCGCGAACGTCGGCTGCTCGAACTGCTCGGCGGCGACGGCGACGGCGACGGCGCCTGA
- a CDS encoding SDR family oxidoreductase, whose product MTDALIDPTTKHTTDRFPRQEQEPPGLTAPMAPQPDHGEYSYRGAKRLEGRRALITGGDSGIGRAVAIAFAREGARVAIAYLPEEQADADETAVWVTDAGSDPLLLPGDLRDEAYCTELIERVDQAFGGIDLLVLNAAHQRDRGGIEGVPSDDFENVMRVNLFAPVFLARAAVPLMEPGSSIITTASIQGFEPSPALVDYAMTKAALVAFTRALAEELGPRGIRVNAVAPGPIWTPLIPATGWPDKLPEFGKNTPIGRAGQPAELAGAYVYLASDEASYVSGAIVPVTGGRPL is encoded by the coding sequence ATGACCGACGCGCTCATCGACCCCACGACGAAGCACACGACCGACCGGTTCCCGCGTCAGGAGCAGGAACCGCCGGGCCTCACCGCGCCGATGGCTCCGCAGCCCGACCACGGCGAGTACAGCTACCGCGGCGCGAAACGCCTCGAGGGCCGCCGGGCCCTCATCACGGGCGGTGACTCCGGCATCGGCCGTGCCGTGGCGATCGCGTTCGCCCGCGAGGGTGCGCGGGTCGCCATCGCGTACCTGCCCGAGGAGCAGGCCGACGCCGACGAGACCGCGGTCTGGGTGACCGATGCCGGCAGCGATCCGCTGCTGCTGCCCGGCGACCTCCGCGACGAGGCCTACTGCACCGAGCTCATCGAGCGCGTCGACCAGGCGTTCGGGGGAATCGACCTGCTCGTGCTCAACGCCGCGCACCAGCGCGACCGCGGCGGCATCGAGGGCGTGCCGAGCGACGACTTCGAGAACGTGATGCGGGTGAACCTCTTCGCACCGGTGTTCCTCGCCCGCGCGGCGGTGCCGCTGATGGAACCGGGGTCGAGCATCATCACGACCGCCTCGATCCAGGGCTTCGAACCCTCGCCCGCGCTCGTCGACTACGCGATGACGAAGGCCGCGCTCGTAGCCTTCACTCGGGCCCTCGCCGAGGAGCTCGGGCCACGGGGCATCCGGGTCAATGCCGTGGCCCCGGGCCCGATCTGGACGCCGCTCATCCCGGCGACCGGGTGGCCCGACAAGCTGCCCGAATTCGGCAAGAACACGCCGATCGGCCGTGCCGGCCAGCCCGCCGAACTCGCGGGCGCCTACGTGTACCTCGCCTCCGACGAAGCGTCGTACGTGTCGGGCGCGATCGTGCCGGTCACGGGCGGCCGCCCGCTCTGA
- a CDS encoding DUF6766 family protein, which produces MTKEATEAPAAKAGEHGLVRWLREHALIVVCLAIFVLCMAGMAATGFQVYNEEQLDHGGSPVGFVEYLGSGHFIEATFENWESEFLQMGAYVVLTVFLFQKGSSESKPLGERTPQDEDPREAEVGPDTPWPVRRGGLVLVLYENSLAIFFFVLFCLSFFLHAVGGAETYSEEQLQHGLPGVTVWQYLGTAQFWFESMQNWQSEFLAVAAIVGASVLLRQRGSPESKPVATPHHETGS; this is translated from the coding sequence ATGACGAAAGAGGCCACCGAGGCACCGGCAGCGAAGGCCGGCGAGCACGGACTCGTCCGGTGGCTTCGCGAGCACGCGCTCATCGTCGTCTGCCTCGCGATCTTCGTGCTCTGCATGGCCGGCATGGCCGCGACGGGATTCCAGGTCTACAACGAGGAGCAGCTCGACCACGGCGGGAGTCCCGTCGGCTTCGTCGAGTACCTGGGTTCGGGCCACTTCATCGAGGCGACGTTCGAGAACTGGGAGTCGGAGTTCCTGCAGATGGGCGCGTACGTCGTGCTCACGGTGTTCCTCTTCCAGAAGGGCTCGAGCGAGTCGAAGCCGCTCGGCGAGCGGACCCCGCAGGACGAGGACCCACGCGAGGCGGAGGTCGGCCCCGACACCCCGTGGCCCGTGCGCCGGGGCGGGCTCGTGCTCGTGCTCTACGAGAACTCGCTCGCGATCTTCTTCTTCGTGCTCTTCTGCCTCTCCTTCTTCCTGCACGCGGTCGGCGGGGCCGAGACGTATTCCGAGGAACAGCTGCAGCACGGCCTGCCCGGCGTGACGGTGTGGCAGTACCTCGGCACGGCACAGTTCTGGTTCGAGTCGATGCAGAACTGGCAGAGCGAGTTCCTCGCGGTCGCAGCCATCGTCGGGGCCTCGGTCCTCCTGCGCCAGCGCGGCTCGCCCGAGTCGAAGCCCGTCGCGACGCCGCACCACGAGACCGGCTCGTGA
- a CDS encoding NRAMP family divalent metal transporter, which yields MGRRRHDEDAAGRDVPAAEPQERGDDAEQPHGIRRVLRLLGPGLITGASDDDPSGIATYAQAGATFGYGTLWTVPFVLPLMIAVQEICDRTASATGKSLGALARSRFTGVGRWVVLLLLVALFAANGLNVAADLLAVGEGMALVGAGPAHIWSAVAGLGIGAALFFGSFEIVAKVIRWLCLSLFAYVGVLIVANVDWGDVLRGLAGLDFSLSPAYLGMIVAILGTSISPYLFFWQTEDRVEELRDEPEGGDEPVPLQQRRRRSARRRLVDTRADVVVGMVFSVVVMFSIVVATAATLGAEGKKVESAADAAAALEPIAGPAASVLFALGFIGSGLLAVPVLITAGSAALAALLGKEWSLAHSPRRDPFFYTLIGIGTVGGVLLATFSTDAVGLLVFSALINGIVAAPFLVIVMIIAQDRTIMGRYRVGPLAATFGWITAAVMSVASVIGIAQTVLGG from the coding sequence ATGGGCAGGCGCAGGCACGACGAGGATGCCGCGGGGCGGGACGTCCCCGCCGCGGAGCCGCAGGAACGGGGCGACGACGCCGAGCAGCCCCACGGCATCCGCCGAGTGCTGCGCCTGCTCGGCCCCGGGCTCATCACGGGCGCCTCCGACGACGATCCCTCGGGCATCGCGACCTATGCGCAGGCCGGAGCGACCTTCGGCTACGGCACGCTCTGGACGGTGCCGTTCGTGCTGCCGCTCATGATCGCCGTGCAGGAGATCTGCGACCGCACCGCCTCGGCGACCGGCAAGAGCCTCGGTGCGCTCGCCCGCAGCCGCTTCACGGGGGTCGGGCGCTGGGTCGTGCTGCTGCTGCTCGTCGCCCTGTTCGCCGCGAACGGGCTGAACGTCGCCGCCGACCTGCTCGCCGTCGGCGAGGGGATGGCGCTCGTGGGCGCCGGCCCCGCGCACATCTGGAGTGCGGTCGCGGGGCTCGGCATCGGCGCCGCGCTCTTCTTCGGGTCGTTCGAGATCGTGGCGAAGGTCATCCGCTGGCTCTGCCTGAGCCTCTTCGCCTACGTCGGCGTGCTGATCGTCGCGAACGTCGACTGGGGCGACGTGCTGCGCGGCCTCGCCGGGCTCGACTTCAGCCTGTCGCCGGCGTATCTCGGCATGATCGTGGCGATCCTCGGCACGAGCATCTCGCCGTACCTGTTCTTCTGGCAGACCGAGGACCGCGTCGAGGAGCTCCGCGACGAGCCCGAAGGCGGTGACGAGCCGGTGCCGCTGCAGCAGCGCCGACGTCGGAGTGCGAGACGCCGGCTCGTCGACACCCGCGCCGACGTCGTCGTCGGCATGGTCTTCTCGGTCGTCGTCATGTTCTCGATCGTGGTTGCGACCGCGGCGACGCTCGGCGCCGAGGGCAAGAAGGTCGAGAGCGCCGCCGACGCCGCGGCCGCGCTCGAGCCCATCGCCGGTCCCGCGGCATCCGTGCTGTTCGCCCTCGGGTTCATCGGCTCGGGCCTGCTCGCCGTTCCCGTGCTCATCACCGCGGGCTCTGCCGCGCTCGCCGCGCTGCTCGGCAAGGAGTGGAGCCTCGCGCACTCGCCGCGCCGCGACCCGTTCTTCTACACGCTCATCGGCATCGGCACGGTCGGCGGGGTGCTGCTCGCCACGTTCTCGACCGACGCGGTGGGGCTGCTCGTGTTCAGCGCGCTCATCAACGGGATCGTCGCGGCGCCGTTCCTCGTGATCGTCATGATCATCGCGCAAGACAGAACAATCATGGGCCGGTACCGGGTCGGCCCGCTCGCCGCGACGTTCGGCTGGATCACCGCCGCCGTGATGAGCGTCGCGAGCGTGATCGGCATCGCGCAGACGGTGTTGGGCGGCTGA
- a CDS encoding SRPBCC family protein produces MTTTVTATTEVEVPIRVAYDQWTQFETFPEFMTGVEQITQLDDELTHWVVSIGGVRREFDADIGDQVPDRHVAWRSVGEVAHRGIVEFTPEGPDRTRVDLELEWEPEGFVENAGAVLQIDDLQVKNDLRRFKDFIEHRGAETGAWRGEVHGGEATSDGGYVPGSTPPPRPTGERRTSDDGVSGADPDIAT; encoded by the coding sequence ATGACCACGACCGTGACGGCGACGACCGAGGTGGAGGTTCCCATCCGGGTCGCCTACGACCAGTGGACCCAGTTCGAGACCTTTCCCGAGTTCATGACGGGGGTCGAGCAGATCACGCAGCTCGACGACGAACTCACCCACTGGGTGGTCTCGATCGGCGGGGTGCGACGCGAGTTCGACGCCGACATCGGCGACCAGGTGCCCGACCGGCACGTCGCCTGGCGCAGCGTCGGCGAGGTCGCGCATCGCGGCATCGTCGAGTTCACCCCCGAGGGACCCGACCGCACGCGCGTCGACCTCGAACTCGAGTGGGAGCCCGAGGGCTTCGTCGAGAACGCCGGCGCCGTGCTGCAGATCGACGATCTGCAGGTGAAGAACGACCTGCGTCGCTTCAAGGACTTCATCGAGCACCGCGGAGCCGAGACGGGCGCGTGGCGCGGCGAGGTCCATGGCGGGGAGGCGACGAGCGACGGCGGTTACGTGCCCGGGAGCACGCCCCCGCCCCGTCCGACCGGCGAGCGACGTACGAGTGACGACGGCGTCAGCGGCGCCGATCCCGACATCGCCACCTGA
- a CDS encoding ATP-dependent DNA ligase, which yields MADGERQLVEVEGRRLRLTNLDKVMYPETGMTKGEVISYYAEIAPFMLPHVAGRPITRKRWVHGVGTAGDPEAPFFEKALADHAPEWIRRGVIQHSDGPKTYPIAGDRATLVWLAQQAALELHVPQWRFAPDGSVSNPDRMVFDLDPGPGMGLAECAEVARFVRELVAGMGLEAMPVTSGSKGIHLYTALDGGQTSQQVSDVAHELARALEADHPELIVSSMRKSLRTGRVLIDWSQNNGKKTTIAPYSLRGRSHPTVAVPRTWEELDDPGLRHLEAHEVLERVAEIGDPMAGLSGDAAGDDPLATYRSMRRAGRTPEPMPSGGRVATKERFETGSRGLDTRAPSSLAARPPEEARFVIQEHHARRLHFDLRLERDGVLKSWAVPKGVPETSGTNHLAVQTEDHPIEYLTFAGTIPSGEYGAGSMTVWDTGTYDAEKWRDDEVIFTLDGATGGPLGRVRLALIRTDGSGEKSSWLLHRMKEQGAASSRLRSDEGASRNPSQRGTGFRDGAGAPPRPPKGPVPEKPMLATGGTLGMLRGGDWALEWKWDGIRALARVEGGVVRLRSRNGIDVTARYPELHRLPEIVDGDALLDGEIVALDEAGRPSFGVLQQRMGLTRPREITAVAASVPVRLLLFDVLEAGGEPLVDEPYRTRRARLEALVHPRHGIPVEVPALADGEPEAVLEESRLLGLEGVMAKRTDSTYRPGARSDDWLKLKLTRTQEVVIGGYRRGVGTREGRIRSLLVGIPGEAGLEYAGRVGSGFRERDLDRLLERLDGLTQPSSPFVEVPATDVRDAVWVRPELVGEIEFGEWTGTGVARHPRWRGLRPDKTPADVQREV from the coding sequence ATGGCCGATGGGGAGCGGCAGCTCGTGGAGGTCGAGGGCCGGCGGCTCAGGCTGACGAACCTCGACAAGGTCATGTATCCCGAGACGGGCATGACCAAGGGCGAGGTGATCTCGTACTACGCCGAGATCGCCCCGTTCATGCTGCCCCACGTCGCCGGGCGACCGATCACCCGCAAGCGCTGGGTGCACGGCGTCGGCACCGCCGGCGACCCGGAGGCGCCGTTCTTCGAGAAGGCGCTCGCCGACCACGCGCCCGAGTGGATACGTCGCGGCGTGATCCAGCACTCCGACGGGCCGAAGACGTACCCGATCGCGGGTGATCGGGCGACCCTCGTCTGGCTCGCGCAGCAGGCTGCGCTCGAGCTGCACGTGCCGCAGTGGCGCTTCGCGCCCGACGGCTCGGTGTCGAACCCCGACCGCATGGTGTTCGACCTCGACCCCGGGCCCGGCATGGGCCTCGCCGAGTGCGCGGAGGTCGCCCGGTTCGTGCGCGAGCTCGTGGCCGGCATGGGGCTCGAGGCGATGCCGGTGACGAGCGGCAGCAAGGGCATCCACCTGTACACGGCGCTCGACGGCGGTCAGACGTCGCAACAGGTCTCGGATGTCGCGCACGAACTCGCGCGCGCCCTCGAGGCCGACCATCCCGAGCTCATCGTGTCGAGCATGCGCAAGTCGCTGCGCACCGGCCGCGTGCTCATCGACTGGAGCCAGAACAACGGCAAGAAGACGACGATCGCCCCGTACTCGCTGCGGGGCCGGTCTCACCCGACCGTCGCCGTGCCGCGCACCTGGGAGGAGCTCGACGACCCCGGGCTGCGCCACCTCGAGGCGCACGAGGTGCTCGAGCGGGTCGCCGAGATCGGCGACCCCATGGCCGGGCTGTCCGGGGATGCCGCCGGCGACGACCCCCTCGCGACCTATCGCTCGATGCGTCGGGCGGGGCGCACGCCCGAACCGATGCCCTCCGGTGGTCGAGTGGCGACGAAGGAGCGTTTCGAGACCGGGTCGCGCGGTCTCGATACGCGTGCTCCGTCGTCGCTCGCTGCTCGACCACCGGAGGAGGCACGCTTCGTGATCCAGGAGCACCACGCCCGCCGGCTGCACTTCGACCTGCGGCTCGAACGCGACGGCGTGCTGAAGAGCTGGGCCGTGCCGAAGGGCGTGCCCGAGACGTCCGGCACGAATCACCTCGCCGTGCAGACCGAGGATCACCCGATCGAGTACCTGACCTTCGCGGGCACGATTCCGTCGGGCGAGTACGGTGCAGGGTCGATGACCGTGTGGGACACGGGCACCTACGACGCCGAGAAGTGGCGCGACGACGAGGTCATCTTCACCCTCGACGGTGCGACCGGCGGACCGCTCGGCCGGGTGCGGCTCGCGCTCATCCGCACCGACGGCAGCGGCGAGAAGAGCTCGTGGCTGCTGCACCGGATGAAGGAGCAGGGTGCGGCGAGCAGCAGGTTGAGGAGCGACGAAGGAGCGTCTCGAAACCCATCGCAGCGGGGCACCGGGTTTCGAGACGGCGCTGGCGCGCCTCCTCGACCACCGAAAGGGCCGGTGCCCGAGAAGCCCATGCTCGCGACGGGCGGCACGCTCGGCATGCTGCGGGGCGGCGACTGGGCGCTCGAGTGGAAGTGGGACGGCATCCGGGCGCTCGCCCGTGTCGAGGGCGGCGTCGTCCGCCTGCGCAGTCGCAACGGCATCGACGTCACGGCCCGCTACCCCGAGTTGCACCGGCTGCCCGAGATCGTCGACGGCGACGCCCTGCTCGACGGCGAGATCGTCGCGCTCGACGAGGCGGGCCGACCGTCGTTCGGCGTGCTGCAGCAGCGGATGGGGCTCACGAGGCCCCGCGAGATCACGGCGGTCGCAGCATCCGTGCCGGTTCGCCTGCTGCTGTTCGACGTGCTCGAAGCGGGTGGCGAACCGCTCGTCGACGAGCCCTACCGAACCCGGCGCGCACGGCTCGAGGCCCTGGTGCACCCGCGTCACGGCATCCCCGTCGAGGTGCCCGCACTCGCCGACGGCGAGCCCGAGGCCGTGCTCGAGGAGAGCCGGCTGCTCGGGCTCGAGGGGGTCATGGCGAAGCGGACCGACTCGACCTACCGGCCCGGTGCGCGCTCCGACGACTGGCTGAAGCTCAAGCTGACGCGCACGCAGGAGGTCGTGATCGGCGGCTACCGGCGCGGGGTCGGCACGCGCGAGGGGCGCATTCGGTCGCTCCTCGTCGGCATCCCGGGGGAGGCGGGGCTCGAGTACGCCGGTCGGGTGGGCTCGGGGTTCCGCGAGCGCGACCTCGACCGGCTGCTCGAACGCCTCGACGGGCTCACGCAGCCGAGCTCGCCGTTCGTCGAGGTGCCGGCGACCGACGTCCGCGACGCGGTCTGGGTGCGCCCCGAGCTCGTCGGCGAGATCGAGTTCGGCGAGTGGACCGGCACGGGCGTCGCCCGGCACCCGCGTTGGCGGGGCCTCCGGCCCGACAAGACGCCCGCCGACGTGCAGCGCGAGGTGTGA
- a CDS encoding DUF7218 family protein yields MPGRRNSSLKDPELYEELRDDGASKEKAARISNAAAKQGRSAIGRKGGKHGDYEDWTVDQLKKRAKEIGLHGYSDKRKSELISALRNH; encoded by the coding sequence ATGCCAGGACGCAGGAACTCGTCACTCAAGGACCCCGAGCTCTACGAGGAGCTCCGCGACGACGGCGCCTCGAAGGAGAAGGCCGCGCGCATCTCCAACGCGGCGGCGAAGCAGGGCCGCAGCGCGATCGGCCGCAAGGGCGGCAAGCACGGCGACTACGAGGACTGGACCGTCGACCAGCTGAAGAAGCGGGCCAAGGAGATCGGCCTGCACGGGTACAGCGACAAGCGCAAGTCCGAGCTCATCTCGGCCCTGCGCAACCACTGA